The Mercurialis annua linkage group LG7, ddMerAnnu1.2, whole genome shotgun sequence genome includes the window AATGATATACTTGAGACTTTTTCCACAAGTGAAACATCTGGTGCTTCCAACATGGGAAAAATGAATTCTTGTACAAGCATCGAGGACTACCCAAGGAAGGTATTAATTATCAACGAAGGAGCAGGGGATGTTGTCGCGTTACTAGGTAAGCATAAAATTGGCTTTGCTTTTCAACATCATCCAGGTGTTTTCATTTCTGCATGCACATCTGGTAAAATAAAGTCTTAGTTGGAATCAAACTTTATCATTACCGCTGGTTCTTGTAAGAGTCGTGCCATTAAGGTCCCTTGTCAATGTTTAAAAATGCTGTTTGATTTACAacttatgtattttttaaagaGTGGTATCTCCATATAAATCTCTTATCATGCAGCTATATGTTGGTTTTACTACTTCCATGGCTTACAATGGCTTCTGATGTATGGTTTCCTATATTGCACGGGAACTTGTCGAGTTTTACATTTCGATATTCGTTTCATTTACAGAAACGATTCTGAAACtccaaaactttatatttataacctattttagtaaaaaaacaTTGTTTCTCTATTTTCTATTTCAATGTTTTCCATTTCAGTATTTTTTCCGTTGTCATGTAACATATGTGGTTTCTTTGAAATAGGCGCCATCCGCCTGGTGAAGTACTTATGCCAAAGTCATTTGCTTGGAAGAGAAAGACGCGTAAGATTGGTTGTGGATGCTGGAACTGGTACAACAGCTATTGGTTTGGGACTTGGAGCCTTGTGCTTAGGGTGATTCCATTTAGCGTTGCATCCTTTCAGTTGAAGATTctaatttttaatgattagtCAACTACCTTAGCCATTGATTTTAAATCACCCTTTATGCAACACTAGCTGCTGCTTGTGCTTAACAGGGTTCCATGGGAGGTAACTGCTGTCATGCTAGTCGAAACAATCGATGCATTTCAACAACGAGAGAAATGTTTAATCTCTGATTTCAGAACAAAATTTGGAGATCATTGCTTAACTAACATAGATAATGGAGTTGTTCATTGGGTGGAGCGCAACCGTAAGAGGAAGTAAGTAGTTGTTACATTTTTATGAACATAAAGGCTTTTCCCTTCAAACTTACACTTGCCCCAACCTTTCCTCTTAAAATCTTCTAAAGCTAGCATTTATGATCATGATTAGGGATGTGCATTCAGTTCAAATTTAACTgaaagtttgttttttttttttttcaaatggaacttattttataagaattttaattttttcaaccaAACTGAACTAGTgggtttggtttatttttcagttcggtttgcACTAAAGcgaactaaaaaaatttatgtccaaaattgaaccaaaccaaattgaaaacccatttttttatactttcaaaCTAAACCAGACCAAATTTGTCGGTTCCGACCGGTGATTTGGCTTGGTCTGATTTTTGCACACCCCGACATTCATGATTTGCTGAAGAAATGTGATATTAGCTACTGTGGGAATTACAATTTGTTGGCTTTATTTATTAGTCCGTGCTTAAAATTAAAAGTCGATAGAgtgaattatttggtttatgCTGTCTATAATCTTTTCAGGTTTGGGAATGTTTTGGAAGGAGAAATAGAGGCATGCCAACAAATAGCACGACAAACCGGGATTCTAGCGGATCCTGTCTATACTTTAGCTGCTTGGGAACTGGCAGTTCAGTTGAGTAATGATAAAGAAGATGATGCACAAGTAGTTATGCTTCATACTGGAGGAACTCTTGGTATGTTTGGTTTAGCACAAAGGTATAAATCTTATTTCCATGGACTCAAACATTGAGTTTTCTGTCTGTAAATTAACAAGTTCAGATGATTATTTTTGTTGTACATTTGAAACTTCAGGCCATCATTGTTGAAAGATAATGAACTTTGCTACTGTCTATGTACACTTGTTAGGCTATGTACATATGCTTGGCCATTATAGCCTAACCAAGCCGAGTTAATTCATGTAAGAATTTGCATTTGGTTCAAAATAAACCGGTTagaaccattttttttttaaataattgaatcCAA containing:
- the LOC126655229 gene encoding D-cysteine desulfhydrase 2, mitochondrial-like isoform X2 produces the protein MSGSTMKMQRFTTMKMSFHTNSQGLSKVKPSSEELMSNILNRKWRLHLPDTNIHQIRLSPVGGENKNGPLSNMNFINNSHPCLGDQLMEKDSQNPSFYVVRDDLLHPLVNGNKARKLDGLLPLLMDHLVTDVVTCGGCQSAHGAAVAVSCAEIGIKSHLLLRGEQPEVLTGYNLISTLYGNVTYVPRHLYAQRETMLKTHANLVAGNAGEVLCCNDILETFSTSETSGASNMGKMNSCTSIEDYPRKVLIINEGAGDVVALLGAIRLVKYLCQSHLLGRERRVRLVVDAGTGTTAIGLGLGALCLGVPWEVTAVMLVETIDAFQQREKCLISDFRTKFGDHCLTNIDNGVVHWVERNRKRKFGNVLEGEIEACQQIARQTGILADPVYTLAAWELAVQLSNDKEDDAQVVMLHTGGTLGMFGLAQRYKSYFHGLKH
- the LOC126655229 gene encoding D-cysteine desulfhydrase 2, mitochondrial-like isoform X1, translating into MAAVLMSGSTMKMQRFTTMKMSFHTNSQGLSKVKPSSEELMSNILNRKWRLHLPDTNIHQIRLSPVGGENKNGPLSNMNFINNSHPCLGDQLMEKDSQNPSFYVVRDDLLHPLVNGNKARKLDGLLPLLMDHLVTDVVTCGGCQSAHGAAVAVSCAEIGIKSHLLLRGEQPEVLTGYNLISTLYGNVTYVPRHLYAQRETMLKTHANLVAGNAGEVLCCNDILETFSTSETSGASNMGKMNSCTSIEDYPRKVLIINEGAGDVVALLGAIRLVKYLCQSHLLGRERRVRLVVDAGTGTTAIGLGLGALCLGVPWEVTAVMLVETIDAFQQREKCLISDFRTKFGDHCLTNIDNGVVHWVERNRKRKFGNVLEGEIEACQQIARQTGILADPVYTLAAWELAVQLSNDKEDDAQVVMLHTGGTLGMFGLAQRYKSYFHGLKH